The following are encoded in a window of Caldicellulosiruptor danielii genomic DNA:
- the secG gene encoding preprotein translocase subunit SecG has product MAKIILTVLELLLAIALIAVVLLQSGKSAGLSGSIAGGAETFFGKYKGRTLDAMLGRYTWIIAAAFFVVSIVLFFVIK; this is encoded by the coding sequence ATGGCAAAGATAATTCTAACCGTTTTAGAGCTTCTTTTAGCAATTGCCCTCATAGCTGTTGTGCTTTTGCAATCAGGCAAGAGCGCAGGACTTTCTGGGTCAATTGCAGGTGGTGCTGAGACGTTTTTTGGAAAGTACAAGGGAAGAACACTTGATGCTATGCTTGGAAGATACACATGGATAATTGCAGCAGCTTTCTTTGTTGTATCAATAGTTTTATTCTTTGTAATAAAGTAA